TTTTTGACCTATTTCATAATGTGGTAATTGTACAGTAGTCAGTGAAGGATAAAAAAGTTCACCAGTACCAACCATATTGTCATAACCGAGAACCGCAACATCGTTGGGAATATGAAATCCTTTACCAAGTAAAAATTGATAAGCAACAAAAGCAATTCTATCGTTACCACAAATTAATACATCAAAATCTGGTTTTTTAACACAATGTTTTGCCAAAATTTCTATCGTCATCATATATTCTAGGGAAAGGTTTGCAGGTGACATTAAAGTATGATAACTCTTGATATCGTTTAAATCGTTGCCAGCATCTAACCATGCTTGCTCAGCAGCTTTACGCCTAATTTTACCCGCTAAAGTATCTTCTGATAAATAGATACATAATGGTTTTTTATATCCCTTATTTATTACATTCTGCATCGCTTGATATTGACCAGAATAATCATCAGGGATATAACAAGCAAGCTGCTCAGAATCACTAATGCAGTTTGCTAATACCACATTTTTACCGAGCAATTTATCTGGCAGTTGAACTTTTCTTAACCCCATTGTTGTATAAATAATACCATTAGGTCGATAAGATAAAAGAGTATTAATCGCATGATCAGCATCTTTATCATCAAATAAATTAACAATAAACGTATTCCAACCATGTTGTTGAGCTGTTTTTTCTATTGCTTGAAGTAATTCAACTGAGAATGGCGTTGTCGCCGTTTCTAGTGCCAGCACACCAATAGCATAAGGGCCAGAATTATCTCCTCGAATCTTTCGTGCAGATAAATCCGGCACATAATTAAGTTCCTCAATAGCTTTCTTCACTTTTTTATATGTTTCTTTATTGAGTTTGTCAGGATTATTGATTGCTCGAGAAACCGTCATCAATGAAACTGATGCCAATCTAGCAACATCCTTGAGTGAAGCCATAGTTGAATCCTTTTGCTCACATTAAAAATAATAATAAATTTTAGCTTTGTATGATGATATCACAAATAAAAATGATAAAAAGTGTGAGGAAAGTAACATTTATGATAATTGGCTGTTTCTATTTTATTCCAATTATGACAATAATGTTAACGTTAAACTTCAACATAAAAAGAGAATGAAAATGAATATAGATATAATACAAAATAGAAATTATTGGTTCTCGTCAGGCTATCTTGTTACCTTTTATGCAGCATGGTCACTTTGGTGGTCTTTTTATGCCATTTGGCTCAAAAGCCAAATTGGTTTATCTGGTGAACAATTAGGGGTTGTTTATTCTGCTAACTCTGCTGCAGCCATGTTTTTTATGATTTTTTATGGCATTATCCAAGATAAATTGCAGATAGGTAAAGCGGTAATTACCTTCCAAAGTATTATCATGTTACTGATTGGCCCGTTTTTAATTTATGTCTATGAGCCTTTACTTCGAAATGATTTTATTTTGGGTGTCTGTATTGGAGCTCCAGTCTTAAGTGCTGGTTTTATTTCTGGATGTGCTTTGATTGACTCTTTTATCGAGCGAATTAGTCGTCTATTTGGTTTTGAATTTGGCCCAGCAAGATTCTGGGGATCATTTGGTTATGCTGCTGCAACTTTTGTTGCTGGCATTTTATTTGGCATTAACCCTCACATTAACTTCTGGATGGCATCTGGGGTTGCAGCTATCTATTTCACCATCAATTTAGTTTTTAAACCTAAACAAGAGTCTTTGGCAAACGGTAAAACACAAGCAGTCATGGAAAAACCATCTATCCCTACCATGAGTGAAATTTTTTCACTATTTGGTATGAAAAAGTTTTGGTTATTTGTCTTTTTTATAATTGGTACTAATAGCTTTTATACCATATATGATCAGCAACTATTTCCAAATTTCTATACCAGCTTCTTTGATAAACCAGAAAGTGGCTATCAAGTTTATGGATATTTAAATTCTTTCCAAGTTTTTTTAGAAGCAGCTTGTATGATTTTAGTACCCTATTTTATTAATAAAATTGGTGCAAAAAAAGCTTTACTAGCAGCAGCGTTGGTAATGGTATGCCGAATCTCATTATCTGCAACGTTAGATAATGTTTATCTAATTTCATTAGTTAAACTTTTCCACGCAATTGAAACACCACTATTTATTCTAGCGGTATTTAAATACGCTGTAGCCAACTTTGATGCGAGACTATCATCCACACTATACTTAGTTGGATTTAACATCTCATCAAATGTAGGTGTTATTGTATTGTCATGGATTGTAGGTAAGTTATTTGATAAAACAGGATATTCAACTACTTTCTATGTACTAGCAGCAATAGTATTTGTCATTTTATTTATTGCAACATTTACTTTAAGTGACAATAAACAAAAAACAGAAAAATAACCATCATTCTTAAATGTTATAAAAATGGGAACAATTTGTTCCCATTTTATAATATCTATAGAGAAAGCTTGCTTCTATTCTTAGTTTGCGAAACAATATAAATTGTTGAGACTGACGTTTAAATCTATATAGGTACTTGGTGTGAATACAAGCAAAAAAGTGGTTAAACCGGACATGTTATGGCAGACAATCCGAGAAGAAGCATCAAAGCTCGTTGAAAGTGAGCCAATGTTAGCAAGCTATTTCCATGCAACTTTACTTAATCATGAAAATTTAGGTAGTGCATTAAGTTATATTTTAGCTAACAAGCTTGCAACCCAAGTTGTACCGGCAATTGAGATTCGAGAAATTGCTAGGCAAGCTTATCAAGCAGATAGCAACATAATCAATGCCGCTATTACCGATATACTTGCTGTTTATATTCGAGATCCAGCAACCAATTACTATTCCACACCGCTGCTTTATTATAAAGGTTTTCTTTCACTACAAGCTTATCGAATTGCACACTGGCTTTGGAAACAAAACCGTAAATCACTAGCAACTTTTTTACAGAGTCAAATTGCTATTGTATTTGGCGTTGATATCCATCCAGCAGCTAAAATTGGCTGTGGTGTTATGTTTGACCATGCAACAGGGATAGTCATTGGTGAAACCGTAGTTATTGAAAATGATGTTTCTATTTTACAATCAGTGACATTAGGTGGAACCGGAAAAGAAAATGGCGATCGTCATCCTAAAATTCGTGAAGGAGTAATGATTGGTGCGCACTCAACGATTTTAGGAAATATAGAAATAGGTAAAGGAGCAAAAATTGGAGCTGGTTCAGTCGTTTTAGAGCCTGTTCCTGAACATACAACAGTAGCTGGTGTTCCTGCTAAAATTGTTGGTTGTCCTGATTGTGATAAACCAGCTTTAAACATGGATCAAGATATCTAATTTTTGAAAAATGATTCCGTTGTTCAATGACAACGGAATACATAATGTAGTTGAAAATTACGACGGAGAACTAAGATTTACATCCATAGTTGGGTAAGGAATATTAATGCCATTTTCAGTTAGCCCATTTTTAATATTCTCAAGTAATACAGCTTTTACTGGTCCATAATTAGCATTTAACGTCCAGACTAAAACATTAAAATTCATGGATGAAGCATCCAGCAAATCCAAACGTATAATCGGTTCTTTACACGTTAAAATATTATCAGTTTTATTTACAGCTTCTCTTAATACTTTATAAACTTTCTGAATATCAGAATCATATCCCACATTAACAACTATATCTAAACGTCTTTCTGGCAAACGAGTATAGTTAATAATATTTGCACTAACCACTTGTCCATTTGGAATGACGACCATTTCATTCGTTGGCGTGACAATAGTTGTTGAAAAGATTTGAATTGAATCAATAACACCTTGCTGATTATTAATAATGACTGTTTCGCCAACTCTGAATGGGCGAAAGATAATTAAAATTACACCAGCTGCAAAATTAGACAACGAACCTTGCAGAGCTAAACCTACGGCTAAGCCGGCGGCACCAATTACCGCAACAATTGATGCGGTTTGCACACCAAGTTGACCTAACACGGCAACTAGCGTCATAACAATAATGGCATAATAAGATAAAGAACTAACAAATTTAACTACAGTCGGATCGACATGGCGATTAGTTAAAATTCTTCTTAATTGACGAGCAACAAATTTAGCAATTGTTCGACCAATTAAAAAAATAAGAATGGCAAAACAAAAATGAGCAATATAACTGATTACTACGCCATCATATTTCTCAATAAACAACCAAATCTGGTTTACTATATTTTCAAAACTCATGAAATTATCCTCTGTAAAAATAACAGAAATAGTTAATTGAATAATTGCGATTAAATTGGTTTAAACTAACTGTTTTGCTAATAAAGTCCAACGGGTTTCAAAGTTTGTTGTTGGTAGATATTTAAAACCAGAACGGGAATAACGAGCCATCATTCCTTCGCAAAAAGCAAGTAACTGACTAGATAAAATACGTTCATCAGTGGTAAAGGCCACGCCTTCACGGATTTTTCTTTCTCGTATAACTTGCTTTATCTGCGTTTCGATACGTTCAAATAATTGACTGATTCGTTCTTGCAATTGGTCTTGCTCAAACATTAACGCATGCCCAGTCATAATCCGAGTCAACCCAGGATTCTTTTCAGAAAAACCAAGGATTAAAGCCAAAATAAGTTGAAGCCGCATAAATGTTTTTGGTTCATCTTGCAAAATCACATTGATGCGAGAAAGCAGAATGTCTTCAATATAAACGATCAAACTTTCAAACATTTTAGTTTTACTTGGAAAATGCCTATACAATGCCGCTTCAGAAACACCAACAGTTGCAGCTAATTTAGCAGTAGTTATTCGTTGTGTTCCCTCATTGGATTCAAGCATTGTTGCTAATGCTTGAAGTATATCTTCTTTACGATT
This Gilliamella sp. ESL0443 DNA region includes the following protein-coding sequences:
- a CDS encoding LacI family DNA-binding transcriptional regulator yields the protein MASLKDVARLASVSLMTVSRAINNPDKLNKETYKKVKKAIEELNYVPDLSARKIRGDNSGPYAIGVLALETATTPFSVELLQAIEKTAQQHGWNTFIVNLFDDKDADHAINTLLSYRPNGIIYTTMGLRKVQLPDKLLGKNVVLANCISDSEQLACYIPDDYSGQYQAMQNVINKGYKKPLCIYLSEDTLAGKIRRKAAEQAWLDAGNDLNDIKSYHTLMSPANLSLEYMMTIEILAKHCVKKPDFDVLICGNDRIAFVAYQFLLGKGFHIPNDVAVLGYDNMVGTGELFYPSLTTVQLPHYEIGQKAALHIINSESKKTITHIPSPYLERESL
- a CDS encoding oligosaccharide MFS transporter, coding for MNIDIIQNRNYWFSSGYLVTFYAAWSLWWSFYAIWLKSQIGLSGEQLGVVYSANSAAAMFFMIFYGIIQDKLQIGKAVITFQSIIMLLIGPFLIYVYEPLLRNDFILGVCIGAPVLSAGFISGCALIDSFIERISRLFGFEFGPARFWGSFGYAAATFVAGILFGINPHINFWMASGVAAIYFTINLVFKPKQESLANGKTQAVMEKPSIPTMSEIFSLFGMKKFWLFVFFIIGTNSFYTIYDQQLFPNFYTSFFDKPESGYQVYGYLNSFQVFLEAACMILVPYFINKIGAKKALLAAALVMVCRISLSATLDNVYLISLVKLFHAIETPLFILAVFKYAVANFDARLSSTLYLVGFNISSNVGVIVLSWIVGKLFDKTGYSTTFYVLAAIVFVILFIATFTLSDNKQKTEK
- a CDS encoding mechanosensitive ion channel domain-containing protein, whose amino-acid sequence is MSFENIVNQIWLFIEKYDGVVISYIAHFCFAILIFLIGRTIAKFVARQLRRILTNRHVDPTVVKFVSSLSYYAIIVMTLVAVLGQLGVQTASIVAVIGAAGLAVGLALQGSLSNFAAGVILIIFRPFRVGETVIINNQQGVIDSIQIFSTTIVTPTNEMVVIPNGQVVSANIINYTRLPERRLDIVVNVGYDSDIQKVYKVLREAVNKTDNILTCKEPIIRLDLLDASSMNFNVLVWTLNANYGPVKAVLLENIKNGLTENGINIPYPTMDVNLSSPS
- the slmA gene encoding nucleoid occlusion factor SlmA; its protein translation is MSSKNKNRKEDILQALATMLESNEGTQRITTAKLAATVGVSEAALYRHFPSKTKMFESLIVYIEDILLSRINVILQDEPKTFMRLQLILALILGFSEKNPGLTRIMTGHALMFEQDQLQERISQLFERIETQIKQVIRERKIREGVAFTTDERILSSQLLAFCEGMMARYSRSGFKYLPTTNFETRWTLLAKQLV
- the cysE gene encoding serine O-acetyltransferase is translated as MLWQTIREEASKLVESEPMLASYFHATLLNHENLGSALSYILANKLATQVVPAIEIREIARQAYQADSNIINAAITDILAVYIRDPATNYYSTPLLYYKGFLSLQAYRIAHWLWKQNRKSLATFLQSQIAIVFGVDIHPAAKIGCGVMFDHATGIVIGETVVIENDVSILQSVTLGGTGKENGDRHPKIREGVMIGAHSTILGNIEIGKGAKIGAGSVVLEPVPEHTTVAGVPAKIVGCPDCDKPALNMDQDI